In the genome of Hippoglossus hippoglossus isolate fHipHip1 chromosome 12, fHipHip1.pri, whole genome shotgun sequence, one region contains:
- the c12h18orf25 gene encoding uncharacterized protein C18orf25 homolog isoform X1, whose amino-acid sequence MKMADSEKAEEFVDADCPSECLDEAQSATASVQGDQDEHLKTETTTSTSSPPGEKEGDSPLTTEGEQSLLSMPCLMKELRRDSPESQNASTESDKPVSNHIYESDSSNPCMLSPSSSGHLADSDTLSSGDDGAAPPAGEEEEGNMEAVNDSGQAGRKQASATAAGGRKSRRSRSESEMPPNAMAAKKNRCHPNVVAAAGGHEKQTNGKLGKVKGHRSQKHKERMRLLRQKREAAARKKYNLLQDSSTSDSELTCDSSTSTSDDEDDDTSGGSKTIKTDIPDGPPVVGHYDISDTDSNQESMSVETVRPTVIKHELKTHRGQDMAAYSGCVRALSSISGHVEAELSHKSSQHKSQINIASSDSEVEIVGVQEKPRCAHPCGGVIKSLSSWKESSVEQLNSTNQPQLWTTVSPQPNWVSPPEVVDLTLDEDTGHKYLL is encoded by the exons ATGAAGATGGCTGATTCAGAGAAGGCAGAGGAATTTGTGGATGCTGACTGCCCCTCAGAGTGCCTTGATGAAGCACAATCAGCCACGGCTTCTGTTCAGGGAGACCAGGACGAACATCTGAAAACGGAGACCACCACCAGTACAAGCTCACCACCAGgggaaaaagagggagacagcCCCTTGACTACAGAGGGTGAGCAGAGTCTCCTCTCCATGCCATGCCTGATGAAAGAGCTCCGCAGAGACTCCCCGGAGTCCCAGAACGCCTCTACAGAAAGCGACAAACCCGTTTCCAATCATATCTATGAGAGTGACTCCTCAAACCCCTGCATGCTCTCCCCCTCATCGAGCGGCCACCTCGCTGACTCAGATACACTCTCCTCAGGGGATGATggtgctgctcctcctgcaggcgAAGAGGAAGAGGGCAACATGGAAGCTGTAAATGATTCTGGGCAGGCAGGAAGAAAGCAAGCATCTGCCACGGCGGCGGGGGGGAGGAAGTCTCGGCGGTCACGTTCCGAGAGCGAGATGCCTCCCAATGCCATGGCCGCAAAGAAGAATCGTTGCCACCCCAATGTggtagcagcagcaggaggacatgaaaaacaaaccaacggCAAGCTGGGGAAAGTGAAAGGTCATCGGagccagaaacacaaagagcGCATGCGTTTGCTAAGGCAAAAACGAGAGGCGGCAGCACGGAAGAAGTATAACCTGCTGCAGGACAGCAGTACGAGTGACAGCGAGCTCACGTGTGACTCCAGCACCAGCACCTCTGACGATGAGGATGATGACACTTCAGGAGGTAGCAAGACAATCAAGACAGATATTCCAG ACGGGCCTCCAGTAGTGGGTCACTATGATATTTCAGACACTGATTCTAACCAGGAGAGTATGAGTGTGGAGACAGTCCGGCCCACGGTGATAAAGCATGagctaaaaacacacagaggccagGATATGGCAGCTTACTCTGGGTGTGTAAGAGCTCTGAGCTCAATCTCAG gcCACGTGGAGGCAGAGCTGTCGCACAAGAGTTCTCAACACAAGAGCCAGATTAACATTGCTTCCTCTGACAGCGAGGTGGAAATAGTCGGCGTACAAGAGAAACCAAG ATGCGCCCACCCGTGTGGAGGTGTGATCAAGAGTCTGTCCTCCTGGAAGGAGAGTTCAGTGGAGCAGTTAAACAGCACAAATCAACCCCAGCTCTGGACTACTGTTTCCCCTCAGCCTAACTGGGTGTCCCCTCCTGAAGTGGTGGACCTCACGCTCGACGAGGACACCGGACACAAATACCTTCTTTAG
- the c12h18orf25 gene encoding uncharacterized protein C18orf25 homolog isoform X3 — MKMADSEKAEEFVDADCPSECLDEAQSATASVQGDQDEHLKTETTTSTSSPPGEKEGDSPLTTEGEQSLLSMPCLMKELRRDSPESQNASTESDKPVSNHIYESDSSNPCMLSPSSSGHLADSDTLSSGDDGAAPPAGEEEEGNMEAVNDSGQAGRKQASATAAGGRKSRRSRSESEMPPNAMAAKKNRCHPNVVAAAGGHEKQTNGKLGKVKGHRSQKHKERMRLLRQKREAAARKKYNLLQDSSTSDSELTCDSSTSTSDDEDDDTSGGSKTIKTDIPGHVEAELSHKSSQHKSQINIASSDSEVEIVGVQEKPRCAHPCGGVIKSLSSWKESSVEQLNSTNQPQLWTTVSPQPNWVSPPEVVDLTLDEDTGHKYLL, encoded by the exons ATGAAGATGGCTGATTCAGAGAAGGCAGAGGAATTTGTGGATGCTGACTGCCCCTCAGAGTGCCTTGATGAAGCACAATCAGCCACGGCTTCTGTTCAGGGAGACCAGGACGAACATCTGAAAACGGAGACCACCACCAGTACAAGCTCACCACCAGgggaaaaagagggagacagcCCCTTGACTACAGAGGGTGAGCAGAGTCTCCTCTCCATGCCATGCCTGATGAAAGAGCTCCGCAGAGACTCCCCGGAGTCCCAGAACGCCTCTACAGAAAGCGACAAACCCGTTTCCAATCATATCTATGAGAGTGACTCCTCAAACCCCTGCATGCTCTCCCCCTCATCGAGCGGCCACCTCGCTGACTCAGATACACTCTCCTCAGGGGATGATggtgctgctcctcctgcaggcgAAGAGGAAGAGGGCAACATGGAAGCTGTAAATGATTCTGGGCAGGCAGGAAGAAAGCAAGCATCTGCCACGGCGGCGGGGGGGAGGAAGTCTCGGCGGTCACGTTCCGAGAGCGAGATGCCTCCCAATGCCATGGCCGCAAAGAAGAATCGTTGCCACCCCAATGTggtagcagcagcaggaggacatgaaaaacaaaccaacggCAAGCTGGGGAAAGTGAAAGGTCATCGGagccagaaacacaaagagcGCATGCGTTTGCTAAGGCAAAAACGAGAGGCGGCAGCACGGAAGAAGTATAACCTGCTGCAGGACAGCAGTACGAGTGACAGCGAGCTCACGTGTGACTCCAGCACCAGCACCTCTGACGATGAGGATGATGACACTTCAGGAGGTAGCAAGACAATCAAGACAGATATTCCAG gcCACGTGGAGGCAGAGCTGTCGCACAAGAGTTCTCAACACAAGAGCCAGATTAACATTGCTTCCTCTGACAGCGAGGTGGAAATAGTCGGCGTACAAGAGAAACCAAG ATGCGCCCACCCGTGTGGAGGTGTGATCAAGAGTCTGTCCTCCTGGAAGGAGAGTTCAGTGGAGCAGTTAAACAGCACAAATCAACCCCAGCTCTGGACTACTGTTTCCCCTCAGCCTAACTGGGTGTCCCCTCCTGAAGTGGTGGACCTCACGCTCGACGAGGACACCGGACACAAATACCTTCTTTAG
- the c12h18orf25 gene encoding uncharacterized protein C18orf25 homolog isoform X2, which yields MKMADSEKAEEFVDADCPSECLDEAQSATASVQGDQDEHLKTETTTSTSSPPGEKEGDSPLTTEGEQSLLSMPCLMKELRRDSPESQNASTESDKPVSNHIYESDSSNPCMLSPSSSGHLADSDTLSSGDDGAAPPAGEEEEGNMEAVNDSGQAGRKQASATAAGGRKSRRSRSESEMPPNAMAAKKNRCHPNVVAAAGGHEKQTNGKLGKVKGHRSQKHKERMRLLRQKREAAARKKYNLLQDSSTSDSELTCDSSTSTSDDEDDDTSGGSKTIKTDIPAGFRRASERSRVGAQIHGLLDSSSWDRNGIGSVLEEAMTRFAVMQRQTEERFRIWMEKLAHLDSDNDSSKRSSDAHEGPQHHSQGARPSPPSSFLPSSESAETMAAYMLARDNSLPPTPINNNIIPDVVTQNGNLGVPDPGLLNI from the exons ATGAAGATGGCTGATTCAGAGAAGGCAGAGGAATTTGTGGATGCTGACTGCCCCTCAGAGTGCCTTGATGAAGCACAATCAGCCACGGCTTCTGTTCAGGGAGACCAGGACGAACATCTGAAAACGGAGACCACCACCAGTACAAGCTCACCACCAGgggaaaaagagggagacagcCCCTTGACTACAGAGGGTGAGCAGAGTCTCCTCTCCATGCCATGCCTGATGAAAGAGCTCCGCAGAGACTCCCCGGAGTCCCAGAACGCCTCTACAGAAAGCGACAAACCCGTTTCCAATCATATCTATGAGAGTGACTCCTCAAACCCCTGCATGCTCTCCCCCTCATCGAGCGGCCACCTCGCTGACTCAGATACACTCTCCTCAGGGGATGATggtgctgctcctcctgcaggcgAAGAGGAAGAGGGCAACATGGAAGCTGTAAATGATTCTGGGCAGGCAGGAAGAAAGCAAGCATCTGCCACGGCGGCGGGGGGGAGGAAGTCTCGGCGGTCACGTTCCGAGAGCGAGATGCCTCCCAATGCCATGGCCGCAAAGAAGAATCGTTGCCACCCCAATGTggtagcagcagcaggaggacatgaaaaacaaaccaacggCAAGCTGGGGAAAGTGAAAGGTCATCGGagccagaaacacaaagagcGCATGCGTTTGCTAAGGCAAAAACGAGAGGCGGCAGCACGGAAGAAGTATAACCTGCTGCAGGACAGCAGTACGAGTGACAGCGAGCTCACGTGTGACTCCAGCACCAGCACCTCTGACGATGAGGATGATGACACTTCAGGAGGTAGCAAGACAATCAAGACAGATATTCCAG CTGGCTTCAGACGTGCATCGGAGAGATCCAGAGTCGGCGCCCAGATTCATGGGCTGCTGGACAGCAGCTCGTGGGACAGGAACGGCATCGGCAGCGTGCTGGAGGAGGCCATGACGCGCTTTGCCGTGATGCAGCGCCAGACCGAGGAGCGCTTCCGCATCTGGATGGAAAAGCTTGCACACCTCGACTCGGACAACGACTCGTCCAAACGCTCAAGTGACGCCCACGAGGGGCCGCAGCATCACTCCCAGGGGGCACGCCCGTCCCCTCCCAGTTCCTTTTTGCCATCGTCTGAGTCTGCAGAGACTATGGCCGCCTACATGTTGGCGCGAGACAACAgtctcccccccacccctataaacaacaacatcatACCTGACGTGGTCACTCAGAATGGAAATCTAGGTGTTCCAGACCCAGGTCTCTTGAATATTTAG
- the atp5fa1 gene encoding ATP synthase subunit alpha, mitochondrial, giving the protein MLSVRVAAALARALPRRAGFVSKNVAAACVGAKSLHTASPWLQKTGTAEVSSILEEKILGADTSSDLEETGRVLSIGDGIARVYGLRNVQAEEMVEFSSGLKGMSLNLEPDNVGVVVFGNDKLIKEGDVVKRTGAIVDVPVGLELLGRVVDALGNAIDGKGPLGSKERRRVGLKAPGIIPRISVREPMQTGIKAVDSLVPIGRGQRELIIGDRQTGKTAIAIDTIINQKRFNDGTDEKKKLYCIYVAIGQKRSTVAQLVKRLTDAKAMEYTIVVSATASDAAPLQYLAPYSGCSMGEYFRDNGKHALIIYDDLSKQAVAYRQMSLLLRRPPGREAYPGDVFYLHSRLLERAAKMNDNFGGGSLTALPVIETQAGDVSAYIPTNVISITDGQIFLETELFYKGIRPAINVGLSVSRVGSAAQTKAMKQVAGTMKLELAQYREVAAFAQFGSDLDAATQQLLSRGVRLTELLKQGQYCPMAIEEQVTVIYAGVRGYLDKMEPSKITRFESTFLQHVLSQHKDLLGDIRTDGMISEASNVKLKQVVLSFLSSFE; this is encoded by the exons ATGTTGTCAGTTCGCGTCGCAGCGGCTCTCGCCCGCGCTTTACCTCGACGGGCTGGATTT GTATCCAAAAACGTCGCTGCAGCATGTGTAGGCGCCAAGAGTCTCCACACTGCCAGCCCATGGCTGCAGAAAACAG GCACTGCCGAGGTCTCATCCATTCTTGAGGAGAAGATACTGGGAGCTGACACCAGTTCTGATCTGGAAGAGACTGGTCGCGTGCTGTCCATCGGTGATGGTATTGCCAGAGTGTACGGTCTTAGGAATGTACAGGCTGAGGAGATGGTGGAGTTCTCCTCTGGTCTGAAG GGCATGTCTCTGAACTTGGAGCCCGACAACGTTGGTGTTGTGGTGTTTGGTAACGACAAACTGATCAAGGAGGGCGACGTTGTCAAGAGAACAGGCGCTATTGTAGACGTTCCTGTTGGGTTAGAGCTCCTGGGCCGTGTTGTTGATGCTCTGGGAAACGCCATTGATGGAAAG GGCCCCCTCGGCTCTAAGGAACGTAGGCGTGTGGGTCTGAAGGCCCCTGGTATCATCCCCCGTATCTCTGTGAGGGAGCCCATGCAGACCGGCATCAAAGCCGTGGACAGTCTGGTGCCCATCGGTCGTGGACAGCGTGAACTCATCATTGGAGACAGGCAGACTGG CAAAACCGCCATCGCCATCGACACAATCATCAACCAGAAACGTTTCAACGATGGAActgatgagaagaagaagctgtaTTGCATCTACGTTGCTATCGGCCAGAAGAGATCCACAGTGGCTCAGCTGGTGAAGAGGCTCACAGATGCCAAAGCCATGGAGTACACCATCGTAGTGTCTGCCACCGCTTCCGATGCCGCCCCACTGCAGTACCTGGCTCCCTACTCTGGCTGCTCCATGGGAGAGTACTTCAGGGACAATGGCAAGCACGCCCTGATCATCTATGACGATCTGTCCAAGCAG GCCGTCGCCTACCGTCAGATGTCTCTGCTGCTCCGTCGTCCCCCTGGTCGTGAGGCCTACCCAGGAGATGTCTTCTACTTGCATTCCCGTCTGCTGGAGAGAGCTGCCAAGATGAATGACAACTTCGGCGGCGGCTCCCTCACAGCCCTTCCTGTTATCGAGACCCAGGCTGGCGACGTGTCAGCCTACATTCCAACCAATGTCATCTCCATCACAGACGGACAG ATCTTCTTGGAGACTGAGCTGTTCTATAAGGGTATCCGCCCAGCCATCAACGTCGGCCTGTCTGTGTCACGTGTCGGGTCTGCTGCCCAGACCAAGGCCATGAAGCAG GTGGCCGGCACCATGAAGCTGGAGCTTGCCCAGTACCGTGAGGTGGCCGCCTTCGCTCAGTTTGGTTCTGACTTGGACGCTGCCACTCAGCAGCTTCTGAGCCGTGGCGTTCGTCTGACAGAGCTCCTGAAACAGGGGCAGTACT gtccCATGGCTATTGAAGAACAGGTAACGGTCATTTATGCCGGTGTGAGAGGATACCTGGACAAAATGGAGCCAAGCAAGATCACCAGGTTCGAGAGTACGTTCCTGCAGCACGTTCTGAGCCAGCACAAAGACCTGCTGGGAGATATTAG GACTGATGGCATGATCTCTGAGGCATCTAATGTCAAACTCAAGCAGGTTGTCCTGAGTTTCCTCTCCAGCTTTGAGTAA
- the hwa gene encoding protein huluwa isoform X2, producing MSHVSPTTPPNLTEGYPVTNLTLVVLLLIPCVVILLLLNCLFLGYKFLILSKSSSGRQKREDAEEMLLQSGLHRVGRASDSPFPPLQDGRRVYVSASEPILPHPVTSSRASSRERAGADHRIRLLRPDGATGSGSLRAPSTIRATSPAAGFSPRLDLASGSRTHSVGKARWCRSAPLLPQSSDSEAETRVNLVPPNSPMETEHVGYIYQSSAYEMLTAVNPAAAVYVFDKVDMECEYNSRPSETSCLNTSAVGPGLDSDFGASAGVSLRILSADSDGLSNGVLSSALDWDYYDPCYVKQNNVPKHKHHRPAVHTKQYWV from the exons ATGTCGCACGTAAGTCCGACCACGCCACCCAATCTGACAGAAGGTTACCCGGTGACCAACCTGACTTTGGTCGTCCTTCTGCTCATCCCCTGCGTggtcatcctgctgctgctcaactGCCTCTTCCTGGGCTACAAGTTCCTCATCCTGTCGAAGAGCAGCAGCGGCCGACAGAAGCGGGAGGACGCGGAGGAGATGCTCCTGCAGTCCGGCCTGCACAGAGTCGGGAGAGCGTCCGACTCGCCCTTTCCCCCGCTGCAGGACGGGAGGAGAGTCTACGTGTCCGCGTCGGAGCCCATCCTGCCGCACCCCGTCACCTCTTCCAGGGCCTCGTCCAGGGAGAGGGCCGGGGCGGATCACAGGATCCGGCTCCTGAGGCCGGACGGCGCCACCGGCTCGGGGTCCCTGAGGGCGCCGAGCACCATCCGGGCCACTTCCCCCGCGGCAGGTTTCAGCCCCAGACTGGATCTGGCCTCCGGATCACGGACACACAGCGTTGGCAAAGCCCGCTGGTGCAGGAGCGCACCGCTCCTACCGCAGTCCAGCGACTCGGAGGCTGAAACCAGGGTCAACCTTGTTCCGCCAAACTCTCCCATG gagacagaACATGTGGGTTATATTTATCAGAGCAGTGCCTATGAGATGCTGACGGCTGTGaatccagctgctgcagtgtacGTGTTTGACAAAGTAGACATGGAGTGCGAGTACAACAGCCGGCCCTCCGAGACGTCCTGCCTCAACACATCTGCAGTGGGTCCTGGACTCGACAGCGACTTTGGTGCAAGTGCAG GTGTCTCCCTGCGGATTTTGTCAGCAGACAGTGACGGTCTGTCCAACGGTGTGCTGAGTTCAGCCTTGGATTGGGATTATTATGACCCCTGCTACGTCAAACAGAATAATGTGCCCAAGCATAAACACCACAGGCCTGCAGTTCACACCAAACAGTACTGGGTCTGA
- the hwa gene encoding protein huluwa isoform X1, whose translation MSHVSPTTPPNLTEGYPVTNLTLVVLLLIPCVVILLLLNCLFLGYKFLILSKSSSGRQKREDAEEMLLQSGLHRVGRASDSPFPPLQDGRRVYVSASEPILPHPVTSSRASSRERAGADHRIRLLRPDGATGSGSLRAPSTIRATSPAAGFSPRLDLASGSRTHSVGKARWCRSAPLLPQSSDSEAETRVNLVPPNSPMQETEHVGYIYQSSAYEMLTAVNPAAAVYVFDKVDMECEYNSRPSETSCLNTSAVGPGLDSDFGASAGVSLRILSADSDGLSNGVLSSALDWDYYDPCYVKQNNVPKHKHHRPAVHTKQYWV comes from the exons ATGTCGCACGTAAGTCCGACCACGCCACCCAATCTGACAGAAGGTTACCCGGTGACCAACCTGACTTTGGTCGTCCTTCTGCTCATCCCCTGCGTggtcatcctgctgctgctcaactGCCTCTTCCTGGGCTACAAGTTCCTCATCCTGTCGAAGAGCAGCAGCGGCCGACAGAAGCGGGAGGACGCGGAGGAGATGCTCCTGCAGTCCGGCCTGCACAGAGTCGGGAGAGCGTCCGACTCGCCCTTTCCCCCGCTGCAGGACGGGAGGAGAGTCTACGTGTCCGCGTCGGAGCCCATCCTGCCGCACCCCGTCACCTCTTCCAGGGCCTCGTCCAGGGAGAGGGCCGGGGCGGATCACAGGATCCGGCTCCTGAGGCCGGACGGCGCCACCGGCTCGGGGTCCCTGAGGGCGCCGAGCACCATCCGGGCCACTTCCCCCGCGGCAGGTTTCAGCCCCAGACTGGATCTGGCCTCCGGATCACGGACACACAGCGTTGGCAAAGCCCGCTGGTGCAGGAGCGCACCGCTCCTACCGCAGTCCAGCGACTCGGAGGCTGAAACCAGGGTCAACCTTGTTCCGCCAAACTCTCCCATG caggagacagaACATGTGGGTTATATTTATCAGAGCAGTGCCTATGAGATGCTGACGGCTGTGaatccagctgctgcagtgtacGTGTTTGACAAAGTAGACATGGAGTGCGAGTACAACAGCCGGCCCTCCGAGACGTCCTGCCTCAACACATCTGCAGTGGGTCCTGGACTCGACAGCGACTTTGGTGCAAGTGCAG GTGTCTCCCTGCGGATTTTGTCAGCAGACAGTGACGGTCTGTCCAACGGTGTGCTGAGTTCAGCCTTGGATTGGGATTATTATGACCCCTGCTACGTCAAACAGAATAATGTGCCCAAGCATAAACACCACAGGCCTGCAGTTCACACCAAACAGTACTGGGTCTGA